A genomic window from Labrus bergylta chromosome 7, fLabBer1.1, whole genome shotgun sequence includes:
- the bbs10 gene encoding Bardet-Biedl syndrome 10 protein isoform X1 produces the protein MLFTVGSSSQCVMMLPVAQLPHLEHVLQTVSVLESVVLSSFGPEGGQVLFTRDTGQAMLSRSGTKILTALRLENPLARMIVASVLNHSTVTGDGSKTFILLLASLLRMIHATACKEPNVSHTYNPRKAAVASTARHLAKRLLEFALEDLDDLIAVGVVPYGCCLPREDFTLKTRPPKSIPCVQKLLASFFHSRLGQTHCDFFSHLTCELLDNWKLKNDHPSVALQFINDNLPTLHTPVSGFPISCSRLIEGQVIHRDFATSCIRSDKPPVAAVILTGCLQPTLLRAGEVLELGCGDQQTAENSRKERSIVQFSAWAEKSLECAIANLQSVGVSVILSAVKQSAAVLALAAQAEICIVECVSEDELSLFAHLSGAKPVADCWMIEPDNIATLTFCRPILLGAHRYVHVAFHDSDKRPVVKPCSLIICGAGEGQTDQYACALHDAIRMLLSTWEPTGMTASKRTLQCNKSKSSIAEKQIPNSTSSQRCLSMPGCVVPAGGIFEFLLHHALLQHGHSCSASDETDMDILAVSQLLANALLSVPRQIYSHSPRCFLQTQTRLLRLVQSHSQRSGFADKLEQDTVLKECEDTSECTLDEGIQSMHLYKDIDMPSEAFMFDSGLESVSCKYNLLLAVLQCLSSLLQVDAMLHIRTASRSEEHENNSCEEEEAEE, from the exons ATG TTATTTACAGTTGGATCCTCCAGCCAGTGTGTGATGATGCTGCCCGTGGCTCAACTTCCCCACCTGGAACATGTTCTGCAGACTGTATCCGTGTTGGAGTCAGTTGTCCTCAGCAGTTTCGGACCTGAAGGGGGACAGGTGCTGTTTACCCGAGACACAGGACAGGCGATGCTGAGCCGCAGTGGGACGAAAATTCTTACAGCACTACGTCTGGAAAATCCACTGGCCAG GATGATCGTGGCGTCCGTCTTAAATCACAGCACTGTAACAGGCGATGGATCTAAGACGTTTATCCTTCTCTTGGCGTCATTACTAAGGATGATTCATGCAACAGCCTGCAAGGAGCCTAATGTGTCTCACACTTACAACCCCAGGAAAGCAGCGGTGGCTTCTACTGCCAGACACTTGGCTAAGAGACTGCTGGAATTTGCTTTGGAGGACCTCGATGACCTCATTGCCGTGGGAGTGGTCCCATATGGATGCTGTCTCCCCAGAGAggatttcactttaaaaacacgTCCTCCCAAAAGCATTCCCTGTGTTCAAAAGCTGCTGGCATCTTTCTTTCATTCACGTTTGGGTCAAACACACTGTGACTTTTTCAGCCACCTCACTTGTGAACTGCTCGATAActggaaattaaaaaatgatcatCCTTCCGTAGCGCTACAGTTCATAAATGACAACCTGCCCACGTTGCATACACCTGTGTCAGGCTTCCCTATTAGTTGTTCACGTTTGATCGAGGGGCAGGTCATTCACAGAGACTTTGCTACGTCTTGCATACGAAGTGACAAACCACCAGTAGCAGCTGTCATTTTGACTGGTTGCCTGCAGCCTACACTGCTCCGTGCAGGAGAGGTGTTGGAGCTGGGATGTGGCGATCAACAGACAGCTGAGAATTCAAGGAAGGAGAGGAGTATTGTTCAGTTTAGTGCATGGGCAGAAAAGTCACTAGAGTGTGCTATTGCAAACCTGCAGAGTGTGGGTGTCTCTGTGATCCTCTCTGCTGTGAAACAGTCTGCTGCTGTCCTGGCCTTAGCTGCACAGGCAGAGATTTGCATTGTCGAGTGTGTCAGTGAAGATGAATTGTCTCTCTTTGCTCATCTAAGTGGAGCCAAACCTGTCGCAGACTGCTGGATGATTGAACCAGACAACATTGCTACGTTGACCTTTTGCCGTCCAATACTGCTAGGAGCACACAG gTATGTTCATGTTGCTTTCCATGACTCGGACAAAAGGCCCGTTGTCAAACCCTGCAGTCTGATCATTTGTGGCGCAGGGGAAGGGCAAACGGACCAATATGCATGTGCATTACACGATGCCATCCGCATGCTACTTTCAACTTGGGAGCCCACGGGTATGACGGCATCAAAGAGGACCTTGCAGTGTAACAAAAGCAAATCTTCAATTGCAGAGAAACAGATCCCAAATTCCACTTCCTCCCAGCGTTGTTTGTCGATGCCAGGCTGTGTTGTACCTGCAGGTGGGATATTTGAATTTCTCTTACACCATGCCCTCCTCCAACATGGCCACAGTTGCTCGGCTTCTGATGAAACAGATATGGATATCCTTGCTGTTTCCCAGCTGCTGGCAAACGCTCTATTGAGTGTGCCAAGACAGATATACTCCCACAGTCCACGATGTTTCCTGCAGACTCAAACCAGGCTCCTGCGTTTAGTTCAAAGTCATTCCCAACGTTCTGGTTTTGCAGACAAACTAGAACAGGATACAGTTCTTAAAGAGTGTGAGGATACAAGTGAATGCACTCTAGATGAGGGTATACAGAGCATGCATTTATATAAAGATATTGACATGCCATCAGAGGCGTTTATGTTTGACTCAGGCCTCGAGTCCGTGAGCTGTAAATACAATCTGCTTCTAGCCGTGCTGCAGTGTCTCTCAAGTCTTCTCCAGGTGGACGCTATGCTGCACATACGCACCGCCTCACGGTCAGAAGAACATGAAAATAActcctgtgaggaggaggaggccgagGAATGA
- the bbs10 gene encoding Bardet-Biedl syndrome 10 protein isoform X3, whose protein sequence is MLFTVGSSSQCVMMLPVAQLPHLEHVLQTVSVLESVVLSSFGPEGGQVLFTRDTGQAMLSRSGTKILTALRLENPLARMIVASVLNHSTVTGDGSKTFILLLASLLRMIHATACKEPNVSHTYNPRKAAVASTARHLAKRLLEFALEDLDDLIAVGVVPYGCCLPREDFTLKTRPPKSIPCVQKLLASFFHSRLGQTHCDFFSHLTCELLDNWKLKNDHPSVALQFINDNLPTLHTPVSGFPISCSRLIEGQVIHRDFATSCIRSDKPPVAAVILTGCLQPTLLRAGEVLELGCGDQQTAENSRKERSIVQFSAWAEKSLECAIANLQSVGVSVILSAVKQSAAVLALAAQAEICIVECVSEDELSLFAHLSGAKPVADCWMIEPDNIATLTFCRPILLGAHRYVHVAFHDSDKRPVVKPCSLIICGAGEGQTDQYACALHDAIRMLLSTWEPTGMTASKRTLQCNKSKSSIAEKQIPNSTSSQRCLSMPGCVVPAGGRYAAHTHRLTVRRT, encoded by the exons ATG TTATTTACAGTTGGATCCTCCAGCCAGTGTGTGATGATGCTGCCCGTGGCTCAACTTCCCCACCTGGAACATGTTCTGCAGACTGTATCCGTGTTGGAGTCAGTTGTCCTCAGCAGTTTCGGACCTGAAGGGGGACAGGTGCTGTTTACCCGAGACACAGGACAGGCGATGCTGAGCCGCAGTGGGACGAAAATTCTTACAGCACTACGTCTGGAAAATCCACTGGCCAG GATGATCGTGGCGTCCGTCTTAAATCACAGCACTGTAACAGGCGATGGATCTAAGACGTTTATCCTTCTCTTGGCGTCATTACTAAGGATGATTCATGCAACAGCCTGCAAGGAGCCTAATGTGTCTCACACTTACAACCCCAGGAAAGCAGCGGTGGCTTCTACTGCCAGACACTTGGCTAAGAGACTGCTGGAATTTGCTTTGGAGGACCTCGATGACCTCATTGCCGTGGGAGTGGTCCCATATGGATGCTGTCTCCCCAGAGAggatttcactttaaaaacacgTCCTCCCAAAAGCATTCCCTGTGTTCAAAAGCTGCTGGCATCTTTCTTTCATTCACGTTTGGGTCAAACACACTGTGACTTTTTCAGCCACCTCACTTGTGAACTGCTCGATAActggaaattaaaaaatgatcatCCTTCCGTAGCGCTACAGTTCATAAATGACAACCTGCCCACGTTGCATACACCTGTGTCAGGCTTCCCTATTAGTTGTTCACGTTTGATCGAGGGGCAGGTCATTCACAGAGACTTTGCTACGTCTTGCATACGAAGTGACAAACCACCAGTAGCAGCTGTCATTTTGACTGGTTGCCTGCAGCCTACACTGCTCCGTGCAGGAGAGGTGTTGGAGCTGGGATGTGGCGATCAACAGACAGCTGAGAATTCAAGGAAGGAGAGGAGTATTGTTCAGTTTAGTGCATGGGCAGAAAAGTCACTAGAGTGTGCTATTGCAAACCTGCAGAGTGTGGGTGTCTCTGTGATCCTCTCTGCTGTGAAACAGTCTGCTGCTGTCCTGGCCTTAGCTGCACAGGCAGAGATTTGCATTGTCGAGTGTGTCAGTGAAGATGAATTGTCTCTCTTTGCTCATCTAAGTGGAGCCAAACCTGTCGCAGACTGCTGGATGATTGAACCAGACAACATTGCTACGTTGACCTTTTGCCGTCCAATACTGCTAGGAGCACACAG gTATGTTCATGTTGCTTTCCATGACTCGGACAAAAGGCCCGTTGTCAAACCCTGCAGTCTGATCATTTGTGGCGCAGGGGAAGGGCAAACGGACCAATATGCATGTGCATTACACGATGCCATCCGCATGCTACTTTCAACTTGGGAGCCCACGGGTATGACGGCATCAAAGAGGACCTTGCAGTGTAACAAAAGCAAATCTTCAATTGCAGAGAAACAGATCCCAAATTCCACTTCCTCCCAGCGTTGTTTGTCGATGCCAGGCTGTGTTGTACCTGCAG GTGGACGCTATGCTGCACATACGCACCGCCTCACGGTCAGAAGAACATGA
- the bbs10 gene encoding Bardet-Biedl syndrome 10 protein isoform X2, which produces MMLPVAQLPHLEHVLQTVSVLESVVLSSFGPEGGQVLFTRDTGQAMLSRSGTKILTALRLENPLARMIVASVLNHSTVTGDGSKTFILLLASLLRMIHATACKEPNVSHTYNPRKAAVASTARHLAKRLLEFALEDLDDLIAVGVVPYGCCLPREDFTLKTRPPKSIPCVQKLLASFFHSRLGQTHCDFFSHLTCELLDNWKLKNDHPSVALQFINDNLPTLHTPVSGFPISCSRLIEGQVIHRDFATSCIRSDKPPVAAVILTGCLQPTLLRAGEVLELGCGDQQTAENSRKERSIVQFSAWAEKSLECAIANLQSVGVSVILSAVKQSAAVLALAAQAEICIVECVSEDELSLFAHLSGAKPVADCWMIEPDNIATLTFCRPILLGAHRYVHVAFHDSDKRPVVKPCSLIICGAGEGQTDQYACALHDAIRMLLSTWEPTGMTASKRTLQCNKSKSSIAEKQIPNSTSSQRCLSMPGCVVPAGGIFEFLLHHALLQHGHSCSASDETDMDILAVSQLLANALLSVPRQIYSHSPRCFLQTQTRLLRLVQSHSQRSGFADKLEQDTVLKECEDTSECTLDEGIQSMHLYKDIDMPSEAFMFDSGLESVSCKYNLLLAVLQCLSSLLQVDAMLHIRTASRSEEHENNSCEEEEAEE; this is translated from the exons ATGATGCTGCCCGTGGCTCAACTTCCCCACCTGGAACATGTTCTGCAGACTGTATCCGTGTTGGAGTCAGTTGTCCTCAGCAGTTTCGGACCTGAAGGGGGACAGGTGCTGTTTACCCGAGACACAGGACAGGCGATGCTGAGCCGCAGTGGGACGAAAATTCTTACAGCACTACGTCTGGAAAATCCACTGGCCAG GATGATCGTGGCGTCCGTCTTAAATCACAGCACTGTAACAGGCGATGGATCTAAGACGTTTATCCTTCTCTTGGCGTCATTACTAAGGATGATTCATGCAACAGCCTGCAAGGAGCCTAATGTGTCTCACACTTACAACCCCAGGAAAGCAGCGGTGGCTTCTACTGCCAGACACTTGGCTAAGAGACTGCTGGAATTTGCTTTGGAGGACCTCGATGACCTCATTGCCGTGGGAGTGGTCCCATATGGATGCTGTCTCCCCAGAGAggatttcactttaaaaacacgTCCTCCCAAAAGCATTCCCTGTGTTCAAAAGCTGCTGGCATCTTTCTTTCATTCACGTTTGGGTCAAACACACTGTGACTTTTTCAGCCACCTCACTTGTGAACTGCTCGATAActggaaattaaaaaatgatcatCCTTCCGTAGCGCTACAGTTCATAAATGACAACCTGCCCACGTTGCATACACCTGTGTCAGGCTTCCCTATTAGTTGTTCACGTTTGATCGAGGGGCAGGTCATTCACAGAGACTTTGCTACGTCTTGCATACGAAGTGACAAACCACCAGTAGCAGCTGTCATTTTGACTGGTTGCCTGCAGCCTACACTGCTCCGTGCAGGAGAGGTGTTGGAGCTGGGATGTGGCGATCAACAGACAGCTGAGAATTCAAGGAAGGAGAGGAGTATTGTTCAGTTTAGTGCATGGGCAGAAAAGTCACTAGAGTGTGCTATTGCAAACCTGCAGAGTGTGGGTGTCTCTGTGATCCTCTCTGCTGTGAAACAGTCTGCTGCTGTCCTGGCCTTAGCTGCACAGGCAGAGATTTGCATTGTCGAGTGTGTCAGTGAAGATGAATTGTCTCTCTTTGCTCATCTAAGTGGAGCCAAACCTGTCGCAGACTGCTGGATGATTGAACCAGACAACATTGCTACGTTGACCTTTTGCCGTCCAATACTGCTAGGAGCACACAG gTATGTTCATGTTGCTTTCCATGACTCGGACAAAAGGCCCGTTGTCAAACCCTGCAGTCTGATCATTTGTGGCGCAGGGGAAGGGCAAACGGACCAATATGCATGTGCATTACACGATGCCATCCGCATGCTACTTTCAACTTGGGAGCCCACGGGTATGACGGCATCAAAGAGGACCTTGCAGTGTAACAAAAGCAAATCTTCAATTGCAGAGAAACAGATCCCAAATTCCACTTCCTCCCAGCGTTGTTTGTCGATGCCAGGCTGTGTTGTACCTGCAGGTGGGATATTTGAATTTCTCTTACACCATGCCCTCCTCCAACATGGCCACAGTTGCTCGGCTTCTGATGAAACAGATATGGATATCCTTGCTGTTTCCCAGCTGCTGGCAAACGCTCTATTGAGTGTGCCAAGACAGATATACTCCCACAGTCCACGATGTTTCCTGCAGACTCAAACCAGGCTCCTGCGTTTAGTTCAAAGTCATTCCCAACGTTCTGGTTTTGCAGACAAACTAGAACAGGATACAGTTCTTAAAGAGTGTGAGGATACAAGTGAATGCACTCTAGATGAGGGTATACAGAGCATGCATTTATATAAAGATATTGACATGCCATCAGAGGCGTTTATGTTTGACTCAGGCCTCGAGTCCGTGAGCTGTAAATACAATCTGCTTCTAGCCGTGCTGCAGTGTCTCTCAAGTCTTCTCCAGGTGGACGCTATGCTGCACATACGCACCGCCTCACGGTCAGAAGAACATGAAAATAActcctgtgaggaggaggaggccgagGAATGA
- the cd9a gene encoding CD9 molecule a isoform X2, producing the protein MAVTGGIKCVKYLMFIFNVFFWIAGTAVFAVGLWLRLDPKTKGLFEGPDSPYVFYTGVYILIGAGALMMVVGFLGCCGAIQESPCMLGLFFFFLLIIFAIEVAAGIWGFSNQSKVVNDITTFYMQTHNNYKATGDERLKETLIVIQKGLDCCGPTNKPQDAAKDTCPPRDLLEGLITKSCPDAIDEVFDSKLHIIGGVGVTIGVVMVFGMIFSMLLCCAIRKSREVV; encoded by the exons ATGGCTGTCACTGGGGGAATCAAGTGTGTGAAATATCTCATGTTTATCTTCAACGTTTTCTTCTGG ATTGCAGGTACTGCTGTCTTCGCTGTAGGCTTGTGGCTAAGATTAGACCCCAAAACCAAAGGCTTGTTTGAAGGACCAGACTCTCCATATGTTTTTTATACAG GTGTATATATCCTGATAGGTGCTGGAGCACTGATGATGGTGGTGGGTTTTCTTGGATGTTGTGGGGCAATCCAGGAGTCTCCCTGTATGCTGGGACTG ttcttcttcttcctgcttaTCATATTTGCCATTGAGGTGGCAGCTGGTATCTGGGGATTTTCCAACCAAAGCAAG GTGGTGAATGACATCACAACATTTTACATGCAAACCCACAACAACTACAAGGCAACAGGGGATGAGCGCCTTAAAGAGACACTAATCGTGATTCAAAAAGGG ctGGACTGCTGTGGACCAACAAATAAACCACAAGATGCTGCCAAGGATACCTGCCCCCCTCGAGACCTGCTTGAGGGCCTCATTACAAAG AGCTGCCCTGATGCCATTGATGAGGTGTTTGACTCCAAACTACACATCATAGGAGGAGTGGGCGTCACCATTGGTGTTGTTATG GTGTTTGGGATGATCTTTAGCATGCTCCTGTGCTGCGCCATCAGGAAGTCTCGGGAGGTGGTGTGA
- the cd9a gene encoding CD9 molecule a isoform X1, whose amino-acid sequence MAALSGGEMCIKYLMFTFNLVFWIAGTAVFAVGLWLRLDPKTKGLFEGPDSPYVFYTGVYILIGAGALMMVVGFLGCCGAIQESPCMLGLFFFFLLIIFAIEVAAGIWGFSNQSKVVNDITTFYMQTHNNYKATGDERLKETLIVIQKGLDCCGPTNKPQDAAKDTCPPRDLLEGLITKSCPDAIDEVFDSKLHIIGGVGVTIGVVMVFGMIFSMLLCCAIRKSREVV is encoded by the exons ATGGCTGCGCTTTCCGGAGGAGAGATGTGCATCAAATACCTGATGTTTACCTTCAACCTAGTGTTCTGG ATTGCAGGTACTGCTGTCTTCGCTGTAGGCTTGTGGCTAAGATTAGACCCCAAAACCAAAGGCTTGTTTGAAGGACCAGACTCTCCATATGTTTTTTATACAG GTGTATATATCCTGATAGGTGCTGGAGCACTGATGATGGTGGTGGGTTTTCTTGGATGTTGTGGGGCAATCCAGGAGTCTCCCTGTATGCTGGGACTG ttcttcttcttcctgcttaTCATATTTGCCATTGAGGTGGCAGCTGGTATCTGGGGATTTTCCAACCAAAGCAAG GTGGTGAATGACATCACAACATTTTACATGCAAACCCACAACAACTACAAGGCAACAGGGGATGAGCGCCTTAAAGAGACACTAATCGTGATTCAAAAAGGG ctGGACTGCTGTGGACCAACAAATAAACCACAAGATGCTGCCAAGGATACCTGCCCCCCTCGAGACCTGCTTGAGGGCCTCATTACAAAG AGCTGCCCTGATGCCATTGATGAGGTGTTTGACTCCAAACTACACATCATAGGAGGAGTGGGCGTCACCATTGGTGTTGTTATG GTGTTTGGGATGATCTTTAGCATGCTCCTGTGCTGCGCCATCAGGAAGTCTCGGGAGGTGGTGTGA